ATCGGCCGGGCCCGGCAGATCGCCGTGGCCGCCGGGCGGCAGTTCCCTGCCGGTGCCGGGCGGCAAGGCGTCGCCGTGGTCGGCGGCCGCGAGGCGCTCGACCAGGGCGGCGTCGTATTCGTCGGCGGCGATCACTTCGACCCCGTCCGACAGGCGGCGACTGGACAGGATGACCGCCTGCGAGCCCTGGGCCTGGCGCACCAAGTGCAATGCCCGGCGCATGTCCGGAGCGCTGTAGCGCTTGATCTGCATGCTCGTGTCTCCGTGTCTGGGCGAACGCGCTTCAGCGTCCACCGATGTTTGCAACAACCCGCACCTGGCGGTTCTCCGGCAGCTCTTCGTAGGCCAGAACCTTCAGGTCCACCGCCAGGTGGCGCACAAAGCGCGCCAGCCACAGCCGCAGCGCATTCGGGGCCACCAGCACCGCCGGCTGACCGAGCAGCTCCTGGCGCTGCGCCGCGTCGGCCAGCAGGCCCCGCAGGCGTTCGGCGAGGCCGGGCTCCAGACCCAGGGCGCCGTCGCCGCCTTGAACGGCTTTCAGCAAGATGCGTTCCAACTCTGGGTCAAGCGTCATCAGTGCTAGCTCTGGCGCCATTCCGAACAGCTCCTGCACGATGCCGCGACCGATCGCCACCCGCACCAGGGCGGTCAGAACGTCGGGATCTTGACTGCGCGCGCCGTGCTCCGCCAAAGACTCGGCAATGCTGCGCAGATCGCGCACCGGCACGCCTTCCTGCAGCAGGTTGCGCAGCACGCGCAGCACGGTGCCCAGCGGCAGGACCTTGGGCGTGAGGTTCTCGACCAACTTGGGCGCCTGCGCCGCCAGGCGGTCCAGCAGTTGTTGGACTTCCTCGTGGCCCAGCAGCTCGTGGGCCGAGTGCATCAGCACCTGCGACAGGTGCGTGGCGACCACGGTGGCCGGATCGACCACGGTGTAGCCGGCCATCTGCGCCTGCTCGCGCAGGCCCCGCTCGATCCACAGCGCGTCCAGGCCAAAGCTCGGATCCTTGGTGGCGATGCCCGGCACCGGCGTGGTGACGTGGCCGGGATTGATGGCCAGGTCGCGGTCCGGCAGCAGCTCGCCCTGCCCGGCCGTGGCGCCCATGAGCGTGATGCGATAGCCGCCCGGCGGCAGGTCCAGGTTGTCGCGGATGTGCACCGGCTGCAGCAGGAAGCCCAGTTCCTTCGACAGCTTCTTGCGCACGCCCTTGATGCGGGTCAGCAGCTCGCCGCCCTGCGCCTTGTCGACCAGTGGAATCAGCCGATAGCCGACCTCAAGACCCACCAGGTCCACGCCGGCCACCTCTTCCCAGCCCAGTTCCTTGTGTTCGTCGGGCGCCGGCAGGGCCTTGGCGCCGGCATCCGGGCTGGCGACAGCGGTGGATTGGCGCTTGGCGATACGCCAGGCGGCGCCACCTAATCCCGCGCCCAGTGCCAGAAAGGCAAAGTGCGGCATGCCCGGCACCACACCCAGAATGCCCACCAGGCCGCCGGCCATGGCCAGCGCCGTCGGGTTGGCCAGCAACTGCTTGCTGACCTGCGTGGCGACGTTTTGCGACTGCGACACGCGCGTCACCAGGATGGCCGCCGCCACCGACAGCAGCAGCGAGGGCACCTGCGCCACCAGGCCGTCGCCGATGGTCAGCAGGCTGAACACGCGCACGGCGTCGCCGGCGCTCATGCCGTGCTGGCCCATGCCGATGGCGATGCCGCCCAGGATGTTGATGATCAGGATCAGCACGCCGGCCACGGCATCGCCGCGCACGAACTTGCTGGCGCCGTCCATGGCGCCGTAGAAGTCGGCTTCCTGGCGCACTTCCTCGCGCCGGACCTGCGCCTGCTGCTGGGTGATGACGCCGGCCGACAGATCCGCATCGATCGCCATTTGCTTGCCGGGCATGGCATCCAGGGTGAAGCGGGCGTTGACTTCCGACACCCGCCCGGCGCCCTTGGTGACCACCGCGAAGTTGATGATCATCAGGATGATGAACACCACCAGGCCGACGGCGTAGTTGCCGCCGATGACGAAGGCGCCGAAGGCCTCGATCACGTGCCCGGCGGCGCCGGGGCCGGTGTGGCCCTGCAGCAGCACCAGCCGGGTCGAGGCCACGTTCAGCGCCAGCCGCAGCAAGGTCGCCACCAGCAGCAGGGTCGGGAACACCGCGAAATCCAGCGGCCGCAGCGCGTACACCGCCACCAGCAGCACCACCAGCGACAGCGCGATGTTGAACGTGAACAGCAGGTCCAGCAGCAGCGGCGGCAGCGGCACCAGCATCATGCCCAGCAGGGTCAGCACCAGCAGCGGGGTGCCCAGACCCAGCCCGACCAGGGCACGTACGTTGTTGCCCATGCCGACTGCGGTATTCACGTCAGGTGCTCCTTGGCGTCATCAGTGGGCAACGCCGCCGCGCGGACGCTGCAGTTCATCGGGGACCGACAGCGGCTGCAGGTCCGGCAGGTTGTAGCGACCGGCCGCCATCAGCGTGCGCAGCTGGTAGACATAGGCCAGCACCTGCGCCACCACGGCGTACAGCTCGCGCGGCACCTCGGCGCCCAGCCGGGTGCTGTAGTACAGGGCGCGCGCCAGGGGCGGCTGCTCCAGGATCGGCACGTTGTGCTCCTTGGCCAGCGCGCGGATCTGCGCCGCCACAAGGTCGGCGCCCTTGGCCACCAGTCGCGGCGCGCCGTTGCCACCCACGTCGTAACGCAGGGCGATGGCGTAGTGCGTCGGGTTGGTGACCACCACCGACGCGGTGGGCACGTCCTGCATCATCCGGCGGCGCGACAGCTCCTGCTGGCGCTGGCGGATGCGGCCGCGCACTTCGGGTCGGCCCTCGCTTTCCTTCATCTCGTCCTTGATGTCCTGGCGGGTCATGCGCAGCTGCTTGGCGTGGTTCCACAGCTGAAACGGCACGTCCACGGCGGCGATCAGCAGCAGACCAAGGGCGGTCAGGAAAAACGCCCGCGCCGTCAGCTGCGCCGCGTGCAGCAGGGCCGCCGCCGCCGGCTCGCCGCCAAGGCCGAGCAGCGCCGGCGCCATCTGGCGCATCACCAGCAGGGCGATGCCGCCGAGCAGCAGGAACTTCGCCAGCGCCTTGACCGTCTCCATTCCACCCTGGGCGGAGAACACGCGCTTGAGGCCCTTGGCCGGGTCGAGGCGCTCGAATTTCGGTTGCAGGTTCTCGCCCGACAGCAGAAATCCGCCCAGCAAGAGCGGCGCCGCGGCGGCTACTGCCACCGCCAGCACCAGCCACGGCGCCAGCGCCAGCAGTGCCTGGCCGGCGGCCTCGCCCAGGCGCGTCGCCAGGGTGGTCGGATCGAGGGCGGTTGCCCGGTCGAACACGAAACCATGGCGCATCAGCCCCAGCAGGCTGCCGCCGATACGATCGCCCAGCGCCCACAGGCCGCCGGCGCCCAGCAGCACCAGCGCGGCCGAATTGAGTTCCCGCGAGCGCGCCACCTGACCCTTGTCACGGGCGTCCTGCAGGCGTTTGGCGGTGGCCTTTTCCGTGCGTTCCTGTGCGCTGTGTTCGGCCATCTCAGCGCACTCCGAGCAGCGCCGACAGGCGCCCGGTGGCCTGCCCGAAGATGCCGGCCCACTGCCCGGGCAGCGCCGGCAGCGTGAGCAGCACGATCAGCAGGCCGACCAGCAGCGACACCGGAAAGCCGATCGCGAACAGGTTCAGTTGCGGCGCCGCCCGGCTGATGACCGCAAAGGCCAGATTCACCACCAGCAGCACCGTGACCGCCGGCAGCGCCACCAGCAGGCCGAGTGCGAACATGTCGCTGACGAAGCCGGCCACGGCGCGGAAATCCTCGAAGCGCAGCCCGACCGGCCCCACCGGCAGCGTGGTGAAACTCCGCGCCAGCAGCTCCAGCAGCAGCAGGTGGCCGTCGACCGCCAGCATGAGCAGGATCACCAGCATCACGTACAGCTGCGCCAGCAGCGGCACGCTGACGCCGTTTTGCGGATCGACCAGCGAGGCGAAACCCAGGCCCATGCCCAGCGACACCATCTCGCCGGCAAAGCTCAGTGCGGCCAGGAACAGCTGCAGCAGGAAGCCGCCCAGCACGCCGATGCCGACTTGCTGCACGGCCGTAAGCAAGCCGGCCGGCGACAGCACATCCAGCGCCGGTGCGGCCGGCAGCGTGGGCAGCAGCACCACCGTCAGCGCCAGACCGATGGTGATGCGCACCCGCACCGGCACGCTGCGGGCGCCGAACACCGGCGCTGCCAGCAAGAACGCCGACAGACGCAGGAAGGGCCAGAAGAACTGACCCACCCAGGCGCCGATGCGGGCACTGTCGATGTCCATCAGCCGATCAGGCCCGGAATGCCGGCTACCAGCCGCTGCGTGTAGTCGACCAGCGTCTGCAGCAGCCACGGGCCGGTCAGCACCAGCAGCAGGGCCATCACGATCAGCTTGGGCACGAAGCTGAGCGTCATTTCGTTGATCTGCGTGGCGGCCTGCAGCATGCCCACCAGCAGGCCGACCAGCAGCATCGCCAGCAGCGGCCCGCCGGCCAGCAGCAGGCACATCCACAGCGCGTCGCGGCCGACGTCGAGCACGGTTTGCGGGGTCATCGGCGCGTGCTCACTGGTAAAAGCTACCGGCGAGCGTGCCCATGACCAGCGCCCAGCCGTCGACCAGCACGAACAGCATGATCTTGAACGGCAGGGAAATGATCATCGGTGAGAGCATCATCATGCCCAGCGACATCAGCACGCTGGCCACCACCAGGTCGATCACCACGAACGGGATGAACAACAGAAACCCGATCTGAAACGCGGTTTTCAGCTCGCTGGTCACGAAGGCCGCCGTCAGCAGCGTGAACGGCACCGCGTCCGGGCTCTCGAATGCGGCGTCATGCCCGGAGATGCGGGCGAAGGTGGCAATGTCGCTCTCGCGGGTCTGCGCCAGCATGAACTGGCGCAGCGGCGCTGCGGCCTTGAGGGCGGCATCGGGCAGGCTGAGCTTTTCTTCCATGTACGGCTGCAACGCCTCGCCGTTGATCCGGTTCAGCACCGGCCCCATCACGAACAGCGTCAGCAGCAGCGCGAGGCCGGCCAGGATCTGGCTCGACGGCGTCTGACCGGTGCCCAGCGCCTGGCGCAGGATGGCCAGCACGATCACGATGCGCGTGAAGGAGGTCATCGCCAGCAGCACGCCAGGCAGCAGCGTCAGGAAGGTCATCACCGCCAATACCTGCAGGCTGACGCTCCAGGTCTGGCCGCCACCGGCGGCCTGCGTCAGCGTCAGCGCCGGCAGGCCGGCCTGCGCCAGCGCCGGCAGTGGCGCCAGCAGCAGCAATGCAAGCAGCAGGCGTTTCATGGTGCGCCCTGCCCGGCCGCGCCGACGGCCGCATCCAGACTGGCGCCAAACGACTCGGCCGGCACGCTTGTCGGCACGTTGGCCGGAGAGTCGCCGAGCACCAGCAGCGCCTGCACGCGTCCCGGCGCGACGCCGATCAGCAGTTGCCGGCCGGCCACTTCCAGCAGCACCACCCGCTCGCGGGTGCCGACGCTGTGCGCCGCCAGCGTGCGGATGCTGCCGGCGCCGCCGGTGCGCAGCTGCAAGCGGCGCAGCAGCACGAACAGACCGCCGATCAGCGCCACCACCAGCGCCAGGCTGACCAGCATCTGGCCACTGGCGGCCAGCACCGATGGCGCCGCCAGTGCGGGCAGCGGGCACAGCAGCAACACGGTCGGCGCGACACGCATCAGCGCACGCCCTTGGCGCGATCGGTGGGGCTGATGACCTCCGTCAGGCGGATGCCGAACTTGTCCTCCACCACCACCACTTCGCCGCGCGCCACCAGCGTGCCGTTGGCCAGCACGTCGAGCGGCTCGCCGGCCACGCGGTCCAGTTCCACCACTGCGCCCTGGCCGAGCGCCAGCAGGCGCCCGATGCTCATGCGCGCCTGGCCGACTTCCACCGTCAGCGTGATCGGGATGTCCATGATCATCCCCAGTCCCACGTCGGCACCGCTGCGCGGCAGCGCCGCTTCTGCTGCCGCGGCGGGCGCCGGGGCGTCATTCGCCACGTTCTGGTCGAGTTCGAGTTCCATCAGCGGGGTTCTCCCTGGGTTCCATGTGCGGGGCCGGCGGATGGACGGCGCACCGGGCCCGTCACCGACACGGCGTTGTTACCGTTAAAGACACCGAACTCGCCGGTGAACAGAGGCTTGCCGGCCACCTCCAGCCGCGCGCCGTCGGCCCGTTCGAAGGTCAGCAGCTCGCCCACCTGCAAGCCCAGCACATGGCGCAGGGTCGACTGGCGGCGCGCCACCACCGCCGTGAGCGACAGGCATGTTTCCAGCACCCGCGCCTGCAGGGCGGAGCGCCAGGCGCTGTCATCGGGCACGGCCGCCGGGGCGCCGGCCCGCAGCGCCGGCCACACGCCCTGCAGGGCCGACATCGGCAGCGCCAGATGAAAATCACCGCCGCCGCCCAGCAGCGCCACTTCGTAGCTTTGCAGCAGCACCATCTCGGCCGGGTCGACCAGCGACACCAGCAGCGGGTCGACGTCGTTCGCGGCCACGGCGGGGCTCAGCGGCAACACGGGCGCCCAGGCGGTCTGCAACTCCGGCAGCAGCAGATCCAGCAGATTGCCCAGCATGCGTCGCTCGGTCGGGGTCAGGTCGCGGTTGCTGGGCGGTGGCGAGGCGCGCCCGCCGCCGAAGAAACTCTCCACCACCGTGAACAGCAGCGCCGGTTCCAGGACCAGCACGCCGGAACCGGCCAGCGGCGCGATGTCCAGCCCGCGCACGCTGGCGCGCTCGGGCAGGGCATGCACGAAATCGCGGAACTCGCGAACCTGCGAGCCGCGTATCGACACCAGCGTGTCGCGGCCCAGGTAGCGGGTCAGGCTGCGGGTCATGCCTTCGCAGAAGTATTCGGTGATGCGGGTCAGGGCCGGCAGATCGGCACCGTCCAGCGCCGGCACGCGGCAGGTCAGGTCGTAAGGCTCGATGCCCCGTGCGCCGGCCCGCGCCGCAGGCGGCGCCGGGTCCAGCAGGGCGCTCAGTTCGGCCTGGGACACCAACTCGTCCTGAGCCATGTCACTGCATCACGAAGTTGGTGAAGTACAGGCCTTCGATGGCGTCCGGCGCGCCCTGGGCCTTGAGGATCTTCTTCAGGGTGTCCAGGGCCTGCTGGCGCAGCTGGTCCTTGCCTTCGCGGCTGGCGAGCGTGGCGTAGTCGGAGCCGCTGAACAGCACGATCAGCTGGTCGCGGATGGCCGGCATGTGCAGCTTGACCGCCTCGGCGACCTTCGGCTCACGGCTCATGACCTCGATCGTGACCTGCAGAAAGCGGATCGCGCCCTCGTCCTCGAAATTCACCACGAAGGGCGGTTCCAGGGCGGTGTAGGTAGCCGGCGCCTCGACCTTCGCCGGGGTGTGCTCGGCGGCCGGTGCCGGCCCCGACTTGCCACCGACCAGAAAGACCGTGGCGCCGATGCTGACGGCCACCAGCGCCAGCGCGCCGCCGCCCATCATCAGCAGCGATTTTTTACCGCCGGCGCTTTTCTTGGCGTCGCCGCCGAGCTCCAGATCCGCTTCCCGAGTCGCCATGCCTGATCCGCTCCTGTGTAAGGGGTCAGGCCGAGACTAAGCAAGCGTGATGCCAATTTATTTATTTAAATTTTTCAATAAGTTAGAAATATTTCCTGCGCCCATGGCGCCGTATCGCCGGCACGATCCCCGCTGCCCCGGTCCCGGCGACAGGAATTTGACACCCGTGGGAGGCCCGCCCTCGGGCCGAAGGCTTGATCAGGGATTCGCGGCGGGGGCGCCGCTCCACAAGGGCACGGCTCCCCACGGTCGTTGCCGAGCTTCAGGAAGCGTCGAACAAGCCCTGGAACAGGGCGATCGCCTGCGGGTTGGCCAGCGCGTCCAGGTTCCTGACCGGCCGCCCATGAATGGCCTCGCGCACCGCCAGTTCGGCGATCTTGCCGCTGATTGTGCGCGGGATGTCGGCCACCTGCAGGATGTGCGCCGGCACGTGGCGCGGGCTGACGTCGGCGCGGATGGCCGCGCGCAGGCGCTGGCGCAAGACATCGTCGAGGGTCAGACCCTCGACCAGGCGCACAAACAGCACAACCTCGACGTCGTCGTCGATCTGGTGGCCCACGGCCACCGCCTCCTGAATCTCGGCAAAGCGCTCGACCTCGCGGTACAGCTCGGCGGTGCCGATGCGCACGCCGCCGGGATTGAGCACGGCATCCGAGCGGCCGTGCACGATCATGCCGCCGCGGGCGTTCAGTTCCACGTAATCGCCGTGGCACCACACACCGGGAAATTTTTCGAAATACGCCGCCCGGTAGCGGCTGCCGTCGGGATCGTTCCAGAAGCCGACCGGCATGCTCGGAAACGGCTTCACGCACACCAGCTCGCCTTTCTCGCCCAGCAGTTCGTGGCCGGCTTCGTCGAAAACCCGCACCGCCATGCCCAGCGCGCGCGTCTGCAATTCGCCGCGATACACCGGGCCGATCGGGTTGCCGGCGATGAAACAGCCGCAGATGTCGGTACCGCCGCTGATCGACGCCAGCAGCACATCGGCCTTGATGTCGCGGTAGACGTAGTCGAAGCCCTCGGGCGCCAGCGGCGAGCCGGTCGACAGCAGCGTGCGCAGGGCCGAAAGATCGTGGCTTTGCGCCGGCTTCAGGCCGGCCTTCTCGGCCGCGGCCAGGTACTTGGCGCTGGTGCCGAACACGCTCACACGTTCCTGCGCAGCGATGTCGAACAGCTCGGCCGGACGCACGAACGGCGCGCCGTCGTACAGGATCAGCGTGCAGCCGGTGGCAAGCGCGCTGGCCAGCCAGTTCCACATCATCCAGCCGGTGGTGGTGAAGTAGATCAGCCGGTCGTCGCGCGTCAGATCCGTGTGCAGCGTGTGCTCCTTGCGGTGCTGCAGCAGCGTGCCACCGGCGCCGTGCACGATGCCCTTGGGCACTCCCGTGGTGCCGGACGAATACAGCACGTACAGCGGATGATCGAACGGCAGCGGCGTGAAGGCAGGCTCAGTGCCGGCGTTTTTGGCGAGCAGCTCGTCCCAGTCGTGCAGCGGCACGGGTGCCTGCGACACGCGCCCACCGCCGCAGGACACCGCCACCACCTGCTCGGCGCTCGGCAGGCCGGCGAGGATTTGCGCCACTGCCGCGCCACGATCCTGCGGCCGGCCGTTGTAGTGATAGCCATCGCAGACGAAAACTACTTTGGGCGCGATCTGGCCGAAGCGATCCAGCACCGCCCGGGCGCCGAAATCCGGCGAGCAGGACGACCAGATGGCGCCCAGGCTCGCCGCCGCCAGCATGGCGATGATCGCCTCCGGAATGTTCGGCAGATACCCCGCCACCCGGTCGCCGGGCTGCACGCCAAAGGCCCGCAGCGCAGCGGTCATCGCGCCGACCTGCGCGGCGAGCTGGGCGTAGCTCAGCTCGCGCCGCGCGCCGGTCTCGCCCCGAAATACCAACGCCGGGCGGTCATCACGGTAGCGCAGCAGGTTCTCGGCGAAATTGAGCGTCGCACCACGAAACCATACCGCCCCCGGCATGCGGTCGGCATGTTCGAGCACCGCCTGCGCCGGCGCGTGGTGGACGATGCCGCAAAACGCCCACACCGCCGCCCAGAAAGCTGCCGGCTCGGCCACCGACCACGCGTACAGCCGCGCGTAATCGGCGCCCGGCAGATAGCGGTCGATGAAGGCCGTCAGGTTCGCATTCGCGACGCGCCGGGCATCCGGCTGCCACAGCGGGCGGGTCGTTTCGGTCATGGCGGTATCCGGAAATGACGGCGCCCGCGCTTTCGCCTGAAAACGCGGGCGCCGGGACAAGCGGGGCGGGAATTACAGCGCGCGGTGCGAGCCGTCACAGAACGGCGGCGTCTTGGTGTGCTTGCAGCCACACCAGGCCAGGGTGCCGGCTTCCGCCACGTCCTGCTGCAGGGGCGTGAAGGCGGTGCCCTTGTGCGCGCCGTCGCAGAACGGCTGATCGCCCGACTTGCCGCAGGCGCACCACCAGTAGGTGCCGGGCTCGGTCTGTTCGACGTAAGGACTCTTCTGGGCTACCTGCGGATCGGACATGTCGGGCTCCTGCTCTGAACAAATGAGGGTGTTGCCGCCGACCGGCCACCAACCGGCCCGGCGCGCGAACGATGGAACACGCGCCAACCGGCAGTGTCAAGCAAGCGCGCCCCCGCCGGCGCTGCTGGCACAATGCCGACCCCGCCGCACCGGAGACACGCTTGCCACCCGCCTGCCCCGCCCCGCTGTCGCGTCGCCTGTCGGTGGCGCCGATGATGGACTGCACGGATCGCCACGCGCGCTTCCTGCTGCGCCTGATTTCGCGCTGCACACTGCTGTATACGGAAATGGTCACCGCCCAGGCCCTGCTGCGCGGCGATGCGGATTACCTGCTCGCCTACAGCCCGGCCGAGCACCCGCTGGCGCTGCAACTGGGCGGCAGCGATCCGGCGCAGCTCGCGCAGGCGGCGCGCATCGGCGCCGATTTCGGTTACGACGAGATCAACCTGAACGTCGGCTGCCCGTCGGATCGGGTGCAGTCCGGCCGCTTCGGCGCCTGCCTGATGGCCGAACCCAAGCTGGTCGGCGAGTGCGTGGCGGCCATGCAGGCGGCGGTATCCATCCCGGTAACGGTCAAATGCCGCATCGGCATCGACCGCACCGACCGCGACGAGGACTTGTTCGAATTCGTCGAGACCGTCGCCGCCGCCGGCTGCCGGCACTTCACCGTGCACGCCCGCAAGGCCTGGCTGGATGGCCTGTCGCCGCGCCAGAACCGGGAGATTCCGCCGCTGCGCCACGACACCGTACACCGGCTGAAGCGCCTGCGTCCGGAGCTTGAAATCGTCATCAACGGCGGCATAACCGACCTGGCACAGGCGCTGGCGCACCTGCAGCACGTGGACGGCGTGATGATCGGCCGCGCCGCCTATCACTCGCCGTGGCTGCTGGCCGAGGCCGACCGGCTTGTGTTCGGACAGATCACACCCCTGCCCGAGCGCGCCGCCGTGCTGGCGAATTACCTGGCCTATATGCAGGCGCGCCACGGCTTGGGCACGCCGCTGAGTGCCCTCACGCGGCCGCTGCTCGGGCTGTTCCAGGGCGAACCGGGCGCCCGCGCCTGGCGGCGAGCGCTGAGCGCGCCGGCTAACGGCGAGCGCGCCATGGCGCAGATCATGGCCGCCGGCCGGCGCGTGCTTGCGGCCGGCGATGAACCCGCCGCGGTGGGGCAACCCCAACCGTCGGGCTGAGGCCTCAGCCGCCCAGCCAAAGGGCGGTGCGATAGGTAATGAACGACGCCAGATAGGCCAGCGCAAACAGGTAGCCGGCCGCCAGCAGCGGCATCCGCCAGCCGCCGGTTTCGCGCTTGATAGTCGCCAGCGTGCTCAGGCACTGCGGCGCA
This Immundisolibacter cernigliae DNA region includes the following protein-coding sequences:
- the dusA gene encoding tRNA dihydrouridine(20/20a) synthase DusA, producing MMDCTDRHARFLLRLISRCTLLYTEMVTAQALLRGDADYLLAYSPAEHPLALQLGGSDPAQLAQAARIGADFGYDEINLNVGCPSDRVQSGRFGACLMAEPKLVGECVAAMQAAVSIPVTVKCRIGIDRTDRDEDLFEFVETVAAAGCRHFTVHARKAWLDGLSPRQNREIPPLRHDTVHRLKRLRPELEIVINGGITDLAQALAHLQHVDGVMIGRAAYHSPWLLAEADRLVFGQITPLPERAAVLANYLAYMQARHGLGTPLSALTRPLLGLFQGEPGARAWRRALSAPANGERAMAQIMAAGRRVLAAGDEPAAVGQPQPSG
- the flhB gene encoding flagellar biosynthesis protein FlhB, translated to MAEHSAQERTEKATAKRLQDARDKGQVARSRELNSAALVLLGAGGLWALGDRIGGSLLGLMRHGFVFDRATALDPTTLATRLGEAAGQALLALAPWLVLAVAVAAAAPLLLGGFLLSGENLQPKFERLDPAKGLKRVFSAQGGMETVKALAKFLLLGGIALLVMRQMAPALLGLGGEPAAAALLHAAQLTARAFFLTALGLLLIAAVDVPFQLWNHAKQLRMTRQDIKDEMKESEGRPEVRGRIRQRQQELSRRRMMQDVPTASVVVTNPTHYAIALRYDVGGNGAPRLVAKGADLVAAQIRALAKEHNVPILEQPPLARALYYSTRLGAEVPRELYAVVAQVLAYVYQLRTLMAAGRYNLPDLQPLSVPDELQRPRGGVAH
- a CDS encoding acetoacetate--CoA ligase; this encodes MTETTRPLWQPDARRVANANLTAFIDRYLPGADYARLYAWSVAEPAAFWAAVWAFCGIVHHAPAQAVLEHADRMPGAVWFRGATLNFAENLLRYRDDRPALVFRGETGARRELSYAQLAAQVGAMTAALRAFGVQPGDRVAGYLPNIPEAIIAMLAAASLGAIWSSCSPDFGARAVLDRFGQIAPKVVFVCDGYHYNGRPQDRGAAVAQILAGLPSAEQVVAVSCGGGRVSQAPVPLHDWDELLAKNAGTEPAFTPLPFDHPLYVLYSSGTTGVPKGIVHGAGGTLLQHRKEHTLHTDLTRDDRLIYFTTTGWMMWNWLASALATGCTLILYDGAPFVRPAELFDIAAQERVSVFGTSAKYLAAAEKAGLKPAQSHDLSALRTLLSTGSPLAPEGFDYVYRDIKADVLLASISGGTDICGCFIAGNPIGPVYRGELQTRALGMAVRVFDEAGHELLGEKGELVCVKPFPSMPVGFWNDPDGSRYRAAYFEKFPGVWCHGDYVELNARGGMIVHGRSDAVLNPGGVRIGTAELYREVERFAEIQEAVAVGHQIDDDVEVVLFVRLVEGLTLDDVLRQRLRAAIRADVSPRHVPAHILQVADIPRTISGKIAELAVREAIHGRPVRNLDALANPQAIALFQGLFDAS
- the fliQ gene encoding flagellar biosynthesis protein FliQ, whose amino-acid sequence is MTPQTVLDVGRDALWMCLLLAGGPLLAMLLVGLLVGMLQAATQINEMTLSFVPKLIVMALLLVLTGPWLLQTLVDYTQRLVAGIPGLIG
- the flhA gene encoding flagellar biosynthesis protein FlhA, whose amino-acid sequence is MGNNVRALVGLGLGTPLLVLTLLGMMLVPLPPLLLDLLFTFNIALSLVVLLVAVYALRPLDFAVFPTLLLVATLLRLALNVASTRLVLLQGHTGPGAAGHVIEAFGAFVIGGNYAVGLVVFIILMIINFAVVTKGAGRVSEVNARFTLDAMPGKQMAIDADLSAGVITQQQAQVRREEVRQEADFYGAMDGASKFVRGDAVAGVLILIINILGGIAIGMGQHGMSAGDAVRVFSLLTIGDGLVAQVPSLLLSVAAAILVTRVSQSQNVATQVSKQLLANPTALAMAGGLVGILGVVPGMPHFAFLALGAGLGGAAWRIAKRQSTAVASPDAGAKALPAPDEHKELGWEEVAGVDLVGLEVGYRLIPLVDKAQGGELLTRIKGVRKKLSKELGFLLQPVHIRDNLDLPPGGYRITLMGATAGQGELLPDRDLAINPGHVTTPVPGIATKDPSFGLDALWIERGLREQAQMAGYTVVDPATVVATHLSQVLMHSAHELLGHEEVQQLLDRLAAQAPKLVENLTPKVLPLGTVLRVLRNLLQEGVPVRDLRSIAESLAEHGARSQDPDVLTALVRVAIGRGIVQELFGMAPELALMTLDPELERILLKAVQGGDGALGLEPGLAERLRGLLADAAQRQELLGQPAVLVAPNALRLWLARFVRHLAVDLKVLAYEELPENRQVRVVANIGGR
- a CDS encoding flagellar basal body-associated FliL family protein, with amino-acid sequence MATREADLELGGDAKKSAGGKKSLLMMGGGALALVAVSIGATVFLVGGKSGPAPAAEHTPAKVEAPATYTALEPPFVVNFEDEGAIRFLQVTIEVMSREPKVAEAVKLHMPAIRDQLIVLFSGSDYATLASREGKDQLRQQALDTLKKILKAQGAPDAIEGLYFTNFVMQ
- a CDS encoding CDGSH iron-sulfur domain-containing protein gives rise to the protein MSDPQVAQKSPYVEQTEPGTYWWCACGKSGDQPFCDGAHKGTAFTPLQQDVAEAGTLAWCGCKHTKTPPFCDGSHRAL
- a CDS encoding flagellar motor switch protein FliM, coding for MSQAELSALLDPAPPAARAGARGIEPYDLTCRVPALDGADLPALTRITEYFCEGMTRSLTRYLGRDTLVSIRGSQVREFRDFVHALPERASVRGLDIAPLAGSGVLVLEPALLFTVVESFFGGGRASPPPSNRDLTPTERRMLGNLLDLLLPELQTAWAPVLPLSPAVAANDVDPLLVSLVDPAEMVLLQSYEVALLGGGGDFHLALPMSALQGVWPALRAGAPAAVPDDSAWRSALQARVLETCLSLTAVVARRQSTLRHVLGLQVGELLTFERADGARLEVAGKPLFTGEFGVFNGNNAVSVTGPVRRPSAGPAHGTQGEPR
- the fliN gene encoding flagellar motor switch protein FliN — translated: MELELDQNVANDAPAPAAAAEAALPRSGADVGLGMIMDIPITLTVEVGQARMSIGRLLALGQGAVVELDRVAGEPLDVLANGTLVARGEVVVVEDKFGIRLTEVISPTDRAKGVR
- the fliP gene encoding flagellar type III secretion system pore protein FliP (The bacterial flagellar biogenesis protein FliP forms a type III secretion system (T3SS)-type pore required for flagellar assembly.); this translates as MKRLLLALLLLAPLPALAQAGLPALTLTQAAGGGQTWSVSLQVLAVMTFLTLLPGVLLAMTSFTRIVIVLAILRQALGTGQTPSSQILAGLALLLTLFVMGPVLNRINGEALQPYMEEKLSLPDAALKAAAPLRQFMLAQTRESDIATFARISGHDAAFESPDAVPFTLLTAAFVTSELKTAFQIGFLLFIPFVVIDLVVASVLMSLGMMMLSPMIISLPFKIMLFVLVDGWALVMGTLAGSFYQ
- a CDS encoding FliO/MopB family protein; this translates as MRVAPTVLLLCPLPALAAPSVLAASGQMLVSLALVVALIGGLFVLLRRLQLRTGGAGSIRTLAAHSVGTRERVVLLEVAGRQLLIGVAPGRVQALLVLGDSPANVPTSVPAESFGASLDAAVGAAGQGAP
- the fliR gene encoding flagellar biosynthetic protein FliR, encoding MDIDSARIGAWVGQFFWPFLRLSAFLLAAPVFGARSVPVRVRITIGLALTVVLLPTLPAAPALDVLSPAGLLTAVQQVGIGVLGGFLLQLFLAALSFAGEMVSLGMGLGFASLVDPQNGVSVPLLAQLYVMLVILLMLAVDGHLLLLELLARSFTTLPVGPVGLRFEDFRAVAGFVSDMFALGLLVALPAVTVLLVVNLAFAVISRAAPQLNLFAIGFPVSLLVGLLIVLLTLPALPGQWAGIFGQATGRLSALLGVR